The following coding sequences lie in one Numida meleagris isolate 19003 breed g44 Domestic line chromosome Z, NumMel1.0, whole genome shotgun sequence genomic window:
- the LOC110389706 gene encoding uncharacterized protein LOC110389706 — MDPAAGERQPLRAPQRSARPAGGRSRRAPAADVACPDVPAQMCRRCRRMAISSFPDNRSSGGWRRRHGIPPPPTPSGFFGVGREGEPSRPGRSHPCPSRRQRRSPRSSSAQSPVAAAPAPGPWRRGGAGAWRSNDEPQTLPSPPTQHVRPPRLPRRRWSAGRGRCAAPRGQPSGRLDGPGRRRPSSLPPRQGGATGFRLLPIGGRMQMTSARVAGRLLGGRRAGSGQRRAAQAGGEERGRAPRAARPPAAERHRGAGGRGAVPALRGCVSAGTVQSERSRLSSGSGLRACAVSLEQTCLRLSVRCPAARSNARLGNSALKSHPQRNSPIFWKTDMADGWF; from the exons ATGGACCCGGCGGCGGGCGAGCGGCAGCCTCTCCGCGCCCCGCAGCGTTCCGCGCGGCCGGCAGGAGGACGGAGCAGGCGGGCGCCGGCAGCCGATGTTGCATGCCCAGATGTGCCCGCCCAGATGTGCCGCCGCTGCCGGCGGATGGCAATTTCCTCCTTCCCTGACAATAGATCCAGCGGAGGGTGGCGGCGGCGACACGGgatccccccaccccccacgCCCTCAGGGTTTTTTGGGGTTGGTCG ggagggggagCCAAGCCGGCCCGGCCGCTCACATCCCTGCCCCTCCCGCCGGCAGCGGCGATCGCCGCGAAGCAGCAGCGCGCAGAGCCCGGTGGCGGCGGCGCCCGCACCCGGTCCCtggcggcgcggcggggccggcgctTGGCGCAGCAACGACGAGCCGCAGACCCTCCCCTCGCCGCCGACCCAGCACGTACGGCCCCCGCGGCTCCCCCGGCGGAGGTGGAGCGCGGGAAGAGGCAGATGCGCGGCGCCGCGCGGGCAGCCCAGCGGACGGCTCGATGGCCCCGGCCGCCGCCGGCCGTCGTCTCTTCCCCCCCGCCAGGGGGGGGCTACAGGCTTCCGCCTCCTCCCGATAGGCGGAAGAATGCAAATGACAAGCGCTCGGGTGGCGGGGCGGCTACTGGGCGGGCGACGGGCAGGAAGCGGGCAGCGCCGCGCTGCGCAGGCGGGCGGCGAGGAGCGCGGCCGTGCCCCGCGGGCTGCGCGCCCACCAGCGGCCGAGAGGCACCGCGGGGCAGGGGGGAGGGGAGCGGTGCCGGCCCTGCGGGGCTGCGTGTCCGCCGGGACAGTGCAGAGCGAACGGTCGCGTCTGTCATCCGGCTCCGGCCTCCGCGCCTGTGCTGTCAGCCTTGAGCAAACCTGTCTCCGGCTGTCAGTACGGTGCCCAGCGGCCCGCTCTAATGCGAG GCTTGGTAACAGTGCATTAAAAAGTCATCCACAAAGAAATTCTCCAATCTTCTGGAAAACTGACATGGCTGATGGCTGGTTTTAG